CCCTTGGCTCTACTCACTGTGAGAAGAATAAAAGCCTCCTCTGTTCTCTTTGGACAGGTTTCCAGCACTTGTAGAATGGTTTATCTGGAAGCaacttttcagatttttctatGCTGCAACTGACACCACAGACAGAAATGTATCTTCACTGAAGGAGAGCAAAACTGAGAAAATTCTGCCTCCAACCCTTTTAAAGCAAGACAGAGCTCAGGCATTCTCCCCACCCTGCTACCCTTGACCTCTCAAGAAGTTTTGCCCTCCAACCTCTTTCTTCCACAGGACCACAGCAGCCAGAAGGGATCGCCAGTGGTCTCTGGTCCAGCCCTCAGCCAGCTTGGATCAGGTCATCAGCACCTTCTGTAGTCCAGAGCGAACTGtcctccaaggatggagactgcaCAGTTCACTGGGGTCACTGGCCCCTCTGGAACTATTGGATCACCCTCTCAGGCCGTTACTGAGTAATCACCTTTATCAAACATGTATGAGGGAAGCAATCAGGGAGGGGCCTGTGCCCACCCAGGCTGCCCTTTGGGCCCTGCTCACCTGTGGCTTTCCCCAAACAGCTGGTTCTCCACGTAGTGCTTGAGGTTGCCCACAGCACAGACAGGCACACAATCTGCAGAAAAAACAATCTGCACTAATAATAACTTTTTTGAGGTTATCCTTTCTCAATCCCGGTACATTCCATCTCTCCAGTAGGACACTCTGCACCTGAGAGGAACTCGGAACTGCAGAGGGCTGAACACCCTTTAATGCCCCTGTaccaggctggaaggggcagGTGTCAGTGCACCTGCCTGGAGGCTATTCCTGGTGGAACACCAGCCTCCAATGTAAACACACACTGCATAGAACACCTGACCTTCTTTTCCTGGCAAGCGACTGTCTCGTCCCAGTTATAAATACATTCTTCAGAAATACATAAATGCATAACTTAACACCTGCTTTGACACAGGCATGGGAAGGAAACCATGCTGGGACCCCAGGGAGAGCCTACACTCTTTCACCTGGTCCCCCTGGTCCAGCCCTGTGTCCCTTGCACAGCTTGGTGAGACCCAGCAGCCATGGCTGGGATTTGAGCCAGAGGGGTCTGTAGTGTTTGTGGGCTTCTCATCACATTCCATGCAGCAACTTTTGTTTTCAGGCAGAAAACATCAACCAGTGCCCTTGTCTTGCAGTGGTGCTGGTTTTGCCTGGCAATGCTGTGACTGGAGGGTGGCCCTGTCCTCTGCCAGACACAATGACTCCCCGCTGGTCCCGATGCTGCCATGGGACAGGGAATATTCCCCGAGGGAATTGAGGCCCTGCACACCACACGGTGCAGATAGGAGAAACCTTTCCAAAAAAGCAGCCTTGGCCTCATTCAGACAGGGCGATGCCgaggctgggaagcagctggtggATTCTGACAGATTTAGCACTCAAATTGAGGCCTCAGTTAAAAGAGCAGCTCCCAAGGTTGAGGCTCAGGGCCCGTCCTGCCCCGGGCCAGCCCGAAGCAGTGCCAAGCAGAGCTCGCCCAGCTCGCTCTCATCGTTCTCCTCGGGCTCGCTGCTGAAGTtggaggggctgctgctgggcaagCTGTGGCCAGAGCCTGTGCTCAGGGATCCCTGGCCCTTCGGGTCCGCGCTCAGCGCCAGCGCAGCTCGCAGGCACGCGCTGCCGGCGCgggcaggagctggctgggcGTCCGGCTGGGAGTCATTCCTCTGGCTGAAAAACTGCCCCAGCAGGGATCTCTGGAGGGTCGTTTGGAGGCTTTCACAAGTCCTCTGTTTTGTGCTTGGCCGGGTGTAATGCAAATCCAACTGCAGGACCACGTCTGTCTGGAAGGGGAGAGCAAAGAACACAAAGTGAATGGGAGAATTCGATCGGAAGCAaagctctcctgctgctgctgctgccagaaagGAGCCTTGGCTGGCTCTTGTGCAGGCTCACAGCCCCATGCTGTGGCACGATGGAGCAATGCTACTGCCAGAGAAAATGAGCTGTTCACACAGCTCATGATGCTTACAGGCCTCAGCCATGGATTCTGTATTTCAGGACTTCTCCTGAAATCAGGACATGTGGGATCTCATCAGCTCTATCAGGGCACTGTCACTGCAAGCACCACTCTGGCGATGTGGGcacaggggagcaggaggggctgcACCATGGCCAAGACCAACACACATGGGAGAGGAAAGCATTAAACACTTtcaaccctggaagtgttccaggccaggttggatggggcttggagcaccctgggctagtggaaggtgtccctgcccatggcagggggtggaatgagatgagatttaaggtcccttccagcccaaaccattccgggaTTCTATGAACTAAAACACACCTGACACTCTAAAAACCAACAGCTTTAAGCAGCAGTGCTCCACAGGGATCTGCTCACAGCCTAGCACTATTTTAGAATTTTCtaaaagatgaagaaataagAGAATAACCACATTCATGGCAGTCAAACCCCTGAAAGCAGACCCCAGCACGGCGCTGTGCCTGAAACACCTGTAAAGAGCAGGGAGATGTATAATAGAACAAGAAGATTTTGGCAGGCGATGCCCAGTCCAGGTCTCTGTCTGCACTTAAAAGCAATGCAGAACAACTGGGAAAGGTTCAGAAAAGAGCTCCAGGAACAATCAAGAACTGAAAGCACTGCCATATGCTGAAGCACATCACGTACTCAGCAAGCAGAAGTTGCTGTAGGCAGATCCAGGCAGCAGCTTGAGAGCAGCACTCGGTGTAAGATCCACTGGCTGTGTgttaggagaggaaaaaaaatgtccaaGTAGAGACAAAGTGCACACTGCTGTTTGAGGAGAGACAAGCCAGGAGACCAGCAATTCTGCCTCTCTCATGGTCTTTAAATAGTTTGAGGGTGTTTTCAAGCGTGCCAAAGAGGCACAGCTTGGATCAGGCTTGGCAGTGTTACTCTGATGACAGGAGATCCTGGCCAGCCCATGAGCTCATCTCTCAGGCAAGCACACAGCCTCGTGAGACATCCTCCACCTGAAGTAACTGGGCAGGTCTGACCTCCCCGTGGCTGATGGGGCAAAGAGCAGCTTCCCTGGCCAGgcagcacagaaaaacagaacaatcCACGACCAGTGATGCctgtctctgctcccagcacaggctggtgtGGGTCAGCTTTGATAGGAAGGTCAGGCAGGGGAGACAACACAACAGCAAAGAGCATCCACGCTTGGGCTCTGCAGCCTGATTGTAAATCAGAAAGATTATGCTGAAGTGGAAAAGGTGAGGTGAAAGGACAGTGCTCTCCTATGGAGCCAGGCTAGGAGAGCTGGgtgtgtccagcctggagaagagaaggatccaagATGActttagagccccttccagttcTTaaaaaggggctccaagagagctggagagggacttcaaACAAGGGCCCTAAAataacaggacaaggggaatggcttcccactgccagagggcagagctaggttggatattgggaaggaattcttccctgtgagggtggcgaggccctggcacagggtgcccagagaagctgtggttgtcccatccctggaagtgtccaaggccaggttggatggggcttggagcaacctgggataatggaaggtgtccctgcccatggcagagggtggaacaagatgaggtTTAGGATCCCTCCTAACCCAAAccaatctgtgattctgtaaaagAGGGCAGCTTTTGTGCCTTGAAGATCAACAAGCTCCTCTAACATCAGTGTGGATGTGACACTGACACAGACACATGGTCAGAAAGGCATATCCAGCTCCAgccatggggatggggacaccagtTCCATGAGAATGCAGGAGAACTGTGGAAATTTGCACCTGGTTACTCTCTACCTGAATTTTCTGCAGTGCACAGAGCTGGAAGATGCAGTCCAGCTCCTCCCGCTTGTACACAGAGGCGAGCAGACTCTCCACATGGTCCAGACGGCTCTCCCTCTGGATGGCCACGTCATCCGTCTCCTGGGTcaggaaaacaagaggaaatgcaAGGAAATTTTAGCATCAGCATGAAGCATTGAGGCACAACTGCCAATCAAACACGTGCTCAGGGCTTTGATTGACATGTTGCCTGGTGGAAATGCTGTGTATCCTAATATAGAAGTACTACAGAGAGCAAGCAACAGGAATGCAGAGATTTTACACACTTGCCTTGTGCATATCAATGAGAAGACCCCGAGTACATCTTACTATGAAAAATGGGGTATGGTGGGATTTTCAGCAGAGCCTGAAGCAGCACCAGCCAGTATTGTAACCACTGGTACTGCCAGCAGTTTGAAGGCAGCAAGTTTTCCAAGGGCACAGCTGGAAGCTCTGAGTTGTGCTGAGTGCTGAATTAGCCCCTCACCATCTACAGAACTACCAATTCTTGCTGAGTTCCTCAAATTTAGCCAAAAACAGCCCTGTGTCTATGAGATCCTCTTCAGTACTGACTGAATCTTGGAGCCGCTAATACCCTGGGAAGAGACAAGGGAATAAAGGCCTTACGAAATCATAGACCATGgaacatcctgagttggaaggaacccacaagggTCACTGagttcaactcctggccctgcacagacaccccaacaatcccaccctgtgcctgagagcagtgtccaaacgctcctggagctctggcagccttggggctgtgaccatgTCCCTCTCACTTTGGATTTGAGTCCTCCAGAATGGACCATAGTCCACCAGTCCCTTCCAGAAGGCACTTGCCTCTGCTAGCTGACTCTGGCAACCGTCCCAGTGTGATCCTTAGCAGGAGAAGTTGTGCTGGGCATGCTGATGAAGGAGGCCGTTAGGATATTTGGGGAGGTAGAAGTTGGAGAAGCCCTGGGAGCTCTTCCCGGCCTTCCCTGAACTGCTGCCTGCAAACGGCCAAAGTGATTTGTTTCTGGCCAGGAGAGTATGAGGAAAAACATTGGATCCCAAATGCTGGCTGGGATCTGCAGGCATCAGGATCACCCCTGCATGCAAGGCTGGTGGAACAGGAGTAGCACCATCGCTGATCCAGTAGGTCACTGGAGGCTGAGGAAACACCATTTATCTCTGTGCAAGAGAAAGCCAAATCCATCTCCGCACTTGGCAGCTCATTACTGGAAAGATAAACTGGAGGGAGCTTGGGGAAGATCAGGCCAGTGAATGGAGACTAAACCTGGGGACCAAAGAGGCACAAAGCACATCAGCCAGATGCTGCTGACACAGGGCTTTGGCAGCACGGCTGCAGAAGGGAGGATGTagccctgctgtgtccagcCAGCTCCATCCTCCAGCACATGCTCCGACCCACAGCGCTGCCTCCAGCCCAGGGGTCcaacagcacaaggagctgctggagcaagtccagaggaggccacagagatgctctggGGGCTGGAGGCCCCCTGCTCTGATGtcaggctgcgagagctgggtccagggagacctcagagccccttccagtgcctaaaggggctccaagagctggagaggaactttggacaagagcctggagtggcaggacaagagggGGACAGCTTCCTACTGCAGGGGTAGCGTTAGATTAGACGTTAGGGAGAATGCAATCTCCACGTTGGAACTTCCTCCCCGCAATTCAAACCATGACTTACTTCCATGTTGGAAACAACTTTTTATAGATTTGAAGGCCCcataaaatcaaaatttttgcttttcttgcctAAACTACGATTGTCTTGCTCTTTCCTTTCATTACTTCATCTGTGCTTTACTTGGCACACTTCTTTTCCATGAAGCATGGACCCAAAACTGGACCCAGTGTTCCAGCAACAGCCAGGAGAGCCAGACAGGATCTCACAAAAATCTCAGAGCTCTTGTTTCCAACCTTGCCATGGTTCTGTGCCCTGTTTTTGTCACCCCAGCTGTTTTGGGCTCTGACCAGAACTGGTTCCCATTCACTGCCCATCCCATGCTTATGCTACTTTTTATTCTTGCTCATGTGCAGGAACTTGCATCTGCTGAATAACAGCCTTGGCCTCGAATTGCACCTTCTGTTTATACAAATCCTTCCAAAATCTAACCCTGCCTTGTAGCACCTTGCAGAGACACTTGCAGGTGTTACAGGATCTGTGTATTTAATAAGCAcatcagtgaaaataaaaatcaatccCACAGCCCTGATTTTCCAAAAAGCCCAAATATATTCAATCACCCTCAAAGGAGAGTTTTCTCTTagttttaaatggaatttcctgtgGATCAGTGTGTGCCCATGGCCTCCAGTCCTggcactgggcaccactgggaAGAACCTGGCTCTGTCCTCTTTGCACGCTCCCTGCAGGTATTTGTAGACCTGAATGAGTTCTTTCTAAGCCTGTCCCTCCACAGGATGAACAgccccagttctcccagcttttcctcacAGGGGAGGTGCTTCAACCACTTCATCATCTCCATGGCCCTTTGCCAGACTCTCTCCAGTATGTCCATgtctctcctgtgctgaggagcccagaactggacatgTGTGGAGGACAAACAATATCCACTGCCCTTGCCCTGTCCCCCGAGCTCATCACTTTGATGCAGAAGGCATCAGGTTATCAGGCATGGAGGCCCTTTGCAATCTACTGTAACTGATCCCAGTCACCTCCTTGTCCTTGCTGTgtttgggggtgattggctctGTCACTTCCTCAGAGATCATGGTGAGGTTGACTCTCCTGGAGCTCCCCAAATCTTCATTCTTGCCCTCCAGGAAGGCAGGACTGACAGGGGCTTTTTTCCAGGCCTCAGGAAGACCATGAGGAGATGGAGAGTGTCCTTGCAGTCTTatctccagctccctcagcacttGTGGGTGCCCCCATCAGGTCCTGGGGATTTGTGAATGTCCAGCCAGTTCAGTGCTCCCTGACCTggtcctgctcctcctccatgTGTCCCCCTTGCTTCAGACCTTCTCCTTAGTTTCAGGATTCTGGGAGTCCTGAGGTACTTGTAGAAGCCCTTCTTGTTGCCCCCAGATCCAGCTCCACATAGGCTTTGACTTTCTGAGCCCCATTCCTACATGCTTCAACCACATCTCTGTAGTTCTCCTACATTACCTGCCCCTGCTTCTGCCTCTCGCACACCTTTTCATGTGTGAGCTCAGTTAGGAGCCCCCAGCAAATCCATGCAGGCCTCCTGATGCCTTTGCTTGACTCCCTGTTCCTCAGGATCCTTGAAAATCCACCAGCTGGGTTCCAGGGCTGTATCCCATGGGAACACAGCTCTCCAGCCTAGTGACCTTCAAGACAATCACCTGGGCAAGAAGCAACCTGGTGTGTCTGCTTCAGCAGGAGGGTTCTGATCTGCAGAAATCCCCTCCAACCCCAAACGCTCAATGACTCTGTGCTCTCAAGGGATGAATTAAAGCCCTGACACATGAGATTCAAAGCCTGTCAGCTGACAGCAACTCATTATCCACAAGTATCAGCAGTCTGCTAAATTCCCAGCCACCACAGCCTCCTGTTCCACAAACTAATTCCCTTCCACACTCTCCTTTATCATTTCTGGCTGTATaggagaaaatggagaaaagcattttctaaattaatttttttagacAATTCATAATTACTTATAAACCTTTCCCCATGGTGGGAtgtgttttttaatgaagacGGTGCCCAGGAATTGGCAAGGCCAGGTTTTAGCTGGCCCTCAAATAGGGATACTCTAAATAAATTGGGGGAAGGTTGACTGGCAAGGCCATTATGTCAAACAGCTCCAGATCAAGTGTCTGGTAAACAAGGAGATCCAAcataaaggtttttaaaaagtaaggaTTTAAGCagtatagagaaaaaaaaataggaatgcCTTGGGTCATGTGCGAGACCAGCCTCTCCCTCTAAAGACAGTGCTTGTCGGGTAAAAATGCAAGTCAGGCAACCCACAGGATGGGAGGGAATATGGGACAACTAAAGAAAATGAATCAATGCCAGAAAATTCCATCATAATTATTCCTGGCAAACCCACAGCAAGCCTATTTAAGTCCCTTTGATAACCAGAATGTGGCAAATGGTGGGAACACTCCCATTTCCTACATTCCCCATTTCCTCAACAAAACAGCTCTCTGGGATCATTCTAAGGGCTTACAACCTCACATTCAGCCTGATGTTGTTGGCCTTCAGCCtctggctcctgcagctcagccacgCACGTGGGACTTAGGGGGACCCCAGCTGCCCTGAGCATCCCTCAGGTGCTCTGGAAAGATTCTGGAGGGAGCCCGGTGGGCATCTCAGGGACCCCACAGGGGTGTGGTCGTGGCTGTGGTGTCTGAGGTGGGGCAGGTGACAGTCATGGGAGGACACGCTGCTGCCTCTTCAGACGGCACTGGAGCTCAGCATGAGCCAGCTCCGCCGTGCAGTGGGACAGAAGCAGGGATCTGGCTGTACTGGGGTACCTTTTTGACTCTCTGATCCCTCTTGAGACAGctccagaggcaggagcaggcagctgggttccccctcccccccagtCACTGATGTTGGGGGAAGCCCACAAATAcatgctcacacacacagacacaattTTCATGCATGATGCTCACAAGAGGAAATGGTGGTGCAGCTTAGGAatgggcaggatcaggctccaAACCTCCTGGATACACCACGCTGCATCAGTGACCCCAATGTGCTGAGGAGCAGCGTCCCTCCACGAGCAACAAGGGCCAAAAAATCCACCACAAACGAGCTACGCTTTGGAAGAAGGGCTACAGAAAACAAGGGAGATGGTTACAGAAAGGAGCAGCAAATTAAATCCATAGGGGTGGCCCATGGAGACCACCAGGAAAGCCCACACTGGGCACATGGTCTGTGAGGAAAGGTGTGAGAAAGGGTGCAAGGAAGCTGGTACAGCTCAACTGGGAAGGAATATACTGTTGCATTAAGATATATTAGCATGGCAGACTGAGAAGGCATGAGTCAAAAAGCCAGACCTGCTTTctaacacagaaaacagaatagCTCTTGGCCTCAATCAGATTAAATGCAATAATTTAATCAGGTAGGACAGAAATCAATCTGAGGGACAACTGGTTAAAGGCATCAAACTGCTGCCAAATCTTTTTTGTGATGCATGACGAGCAAGGCAGGGAATCCACAGAGGTGTGGAAGGAGCCTCAAAGAGGTGTATGCAGAGGAGGGGATCCATTTTCACCTGGGatcagcctttcccagccctcAGGACTCAGCCCAACCACCCTCCGACCTCTGAAATGGGGAAAGCAGCCCAGGAACAGAACTGGCCAGAAGACTCACGGCAGGCCAgcggagcaggagctgggggtcAGTGATGTGGGCCAGGGGTGGCTGTGGCTTGGCACACACGAACATCAGGTTGGAGAAGAGCCGGAGGAAGTGGAGCTCCACCCGTGCCCCACATGGGAAGGTCACCGTTCTGCTCAGCGGCTCTGGAAGGGAAATTCAAGCAGGATCAACTCCTCAGAGGGTCCTGTCAACACCTCCCTGCAGTGCCGTGTCCCTGAGGGGCACGGGGACCCCCAgttccctcctccccacaccCCCCATGGCTCACCTTGGCTGTGTCCCCAGTGCTCAGTGGCTGCTCCTGAGGGACAGATGGGATCCGTCAGGGACCGGGCTTCCTTCAGCGTGTGCTTGATCTCCATCACCTGCTTCCCAGTGACCAGGGGATCATGGCCAATGTCTGCAGGAAAGAGTCGGAAGCACAAGGATCACTCCAGGTTCCTTATTGATCTCCCTGCCTTTCAGGCCCTACACAAATGTCCCCATGCTGCTCCCAGGCTACTGAAAGATCCCATGGGGCACGGCCTGTGATTTGGATTTTAGGGAGGAACGGTTggctggctgggatgggatggtctctgctctctcttctcaccCCCTGCACTGAAGCAAGTGGTTTCTAACTCGTCTCTCACCTTCTAACACATCCTCCAGCATATGTGTAACCTTCTTCTCTTGCAGAATGTGTTTCTTCAGGTATTTCATGAAGATCCCAGAGCTGAACTCCCCATCCTGCAATTCATAGGCTTCTGCATCTTCACTCCTGCAAGAATAAGGATATTTCTTCAGAGTCCTCACAGTTCTGCATTGGGCATGAGGTCCAGGGTGAGTCTGGGGTGGCCAACTCCATCCAGACTGTAGTGCTGTAGTGGCTGGGTCCAAGTGAGCTTCTCAAGGAATAACACAAAGTGCTTGGGTTGTGTCCTggagagggtgggcaggccACAGGATGGGAAAAAGCAGTGGAAGGGAATGGGATAGGACAGCACAGtctcctctgccagcccaggcAAGTGATGAAGGTGAAAAGCCAGTGGAACTGGCACTGGACCGGGAAATAATACCCAGCAGGCTTTGGGTGGGCTGCTCATGGGACATGCACCTGGAGAATCAGGCTGAAGAACAGGTGACAGGAGCTGACGTCACCTTCACACACAACTTGTAGCTGAAGCACAggctgacagcagcaggaaggacagaAGTGCCTGAACAGCAAACCCAGCAGATGGAGGGTGAGAGCCAGAGGGAACACAAGAGAAGCCCTCTCCAGCCTCCAGAGCCACCATGCATGCAAGGATGAGAGGAGACAGGGCTGTGCCAGAGTGTGGTCCCACGTGAGGGTGTGGGGGTGGTGAAGTCACTTACGTGGAATAGCCATAGACAGTGTTTCCCCACGGCTCCAGTGGCTGCACCTGGGACAAGGCACACCCTGGGTTGTACCTGGAGAGGAGGCAAAGGCACAAGTCAGTGTCGAGGACATCTGCAGCTGGCACGAACAAAGCCCACACACTCCTCGTGTCCATCTCTTAGGGATGGCAGTAGGATCAACCCTCACCTCAGATATAACCAGAGAGACTAAAGCTGGGAGTCCCACCAAGAACCCAAACCACAGGGGAAGGAGT
The window above is part of the Corvus hawaiiensis isolate bCorHaw1 chromosome 13, bCorHaw1.pri.cur, whole genome shotgun sequence genome. Proteins encoded here:
- the LOC125332690 gene encoding mucosa-associated lymphoid tissue lymphoma translocation protein 1-like; this translates as MQEAIAITEQPVSVSVPVGYSFMLRCRAQGCTSLQYQWFCQYQSDCRPIPGATNQDLPIIAEQTQLYTCRVNDLHRNAVFSDWVKVEVHQCVARGLPPRLWRGEPVIVLNPSEQRVEVGQPLQLQCAAMGVPAPSYQWYHNGNLLERQKRKKLWITHTKVSDSGTYLCCASNSHGEHWTNAVDVHIGTCGSGKFFATGKIALLVGNNRYQHHPNLMAPVRDVFELSRLLEHLGFQVVSLLDLNKAEMVAAVSRFLQLLGKGVYAIFYYAGHGYEHLGRNYMVPVDAPQPYAPENCISVQRILQKMQQQKTALNIILLDTCRKWYNPGCALSQVQPLEPWGNTVYGYSTSEDAEAYELQDGEFSSGIFMKYLKKHILQEKKVTHMLEDVLEDIGHDPLVTGKQVMEIKHTLKEARSLTDPICPSGAATEHWGHSQEPLSRTVTFPCGARVELHFLRLFSNLMFVCAKPQPPLAHITDPQLLLRWPAETDDVAIQRESRLDHVESLLASVYKREELDCIFQLCALQKIQTDVVLQLDLHYTRPSTKQRTCESLQTTLQRSLLGQFFSQRNDSQPDAQPAPARAGSACLRAALALSADPKGQGSLSTGSGHSLPSSSPSNFSSEPEENDESELGELCLALLRAGPGQDGP